The genomic segment ACAAATTCTTTAACACCTTTTGTTACCTCAAAATAAGCCTCTCCATCTAACTTTACCAATCTTTGTTTGCCATTAAAGCTTTTAGGGTAAGTTAATGTTGTGGCAGAGTTTAACCATACTTTTGTTCCATCAATTAGCTCTACTTGGTATGTACCTCCAATAGGGGTTTTTAAAGTATTGTACTTCAAAGGAATAGTAGGGGTTTTTACCCCATCCTTTGTTATAGCATTATATACCAACCCATTGTTGGTATTTTGTACTCGAGTAATATTTTTAGATGTAATTAACTCGTTTTTATACTCTCCTAAATCAATTGTTGTTCCATCAGACAAAGTTAATGTGGCTTTCTTAACTCCTGGTTTAATATTCTTAATTGCTTCTTTAGTAATTGCTTTTTTATCAAAATTTGTTTTATAAATAACATTTCCTAGTGTTAATAGTATTAAAATAATAGCAGCATAATTAAGAACCCTAAAATAAACTTGTTTAAAAATTGCCTTCTTTTTATTTTTTTTTATTTTTTTTTGAACAATTTTAAAGACTTTTTCTTTGTTTGATTCCTTGTAAAGTTTCCTCTTTTCATAAATAGCAACATCACTAATAATTTCTGTATATATTTTTTCATTTGATTCGTCTTTTAACCAGTCTGTAAAAACTTCTTTCTCTACGCCTCTAAGTGACTTAATTATAGACTTATATATTAACCGAGAAATATTAAATGGGTTTGTTTGTTTTGACACTTTCTTAATAATATAGAGCTATTATTTTAGCTACCTTTTTTAATAAGACTGTCTAAAACAGAAAAAGGGTGTAAAAAATTTTGTTTTTTTTAAGAAACTTTTAAGAGACCTTTAAGAATAAATAAAAATAAAGGATTGTCTTTAAATTGATTTTTCAATAAAGCTAAGGCGCGTCTCCTTTGAGATTTAACCGTATTAATACTTATATTAAGGTCTTCTGCTACGTCTTTATACTTAACCCCTTCAATACAGCATAGTTCAAAAACACGTTTGCATTTACTAGGTAAGTTTTCTATTGCTTTTAACAAAATAGCATGTACTTCTTCTTCTATTATATACTTG from the Polaribacter cellanae genome contains:
- a CDS encoding FecR family protein — protein: MSKQTNPFNISRLIYKSIIKSLRGVEKEVFTDWLKDESNEKIYTEIISDVAIYEKRKLYKESNKEKVFKIVQKKIKKNKKKAIFKQVYFRVLNYAAIILILLTLGNVIYKTNFDKKAITKEAIKNIKPGVKKATLTLSDGTTIDLGEYKNELITSKNITRVQNTNNGLVYNAITKDGVKTPTIPLKYNTLKTPIGGTYQVELIDGTKVWLNSATTLTYPKSFNGKQRLVKLDGEAYFEVTKGVKEFVVQTNTADVIVLGTQFNVSSYKDDPFFSSTLVEGKIKLATSQKLKVSNTKILSPNQRGVLDKNTSKIKITTVETDIYTAWKDGKFYFEKEKLERILTRVGRWYNINVVFEDNSLKDEIFTGVILKNKPIENLLNMIRKTTKINYLITKNKINDKYELKLIRD